In Trichoderma asperellum chromosome 1, complete sequence, a single window of DNA contains:
- a CDS encoding uncharacterized protein (EggNog:ENOG41~antiSMASH:Cluster_1.6) translates to MNSAFSAQKLLQSARVSPEIFKLRPDYRVLLMTIEGVPPGPSDSISEAFLSDAEATAKSLLSKRPVTEISHIAAWRETYKAFGAKPQKTRNSLEALTRRAETGLPRINRLTDIYNAISVKHQIPLGGEDLDKYDGSPFLIRATGQEEFQAFSGGEMQTEFAAPGEPIWCDDTGITCRRWNWRQGPRTALSDATTNVLIIFDALEPLSDEALLAAAEELASTLKSLSPEVKCAQRLIKA, encoded by the coding sequence ATGAATTCAGCATTCAGTGCACAAAAGTTGCTGCAGTCTGCGCGAGTCTCTCCAGAAATCTTTAAACTGCGGCCAGATTACCGAGTTCTCTTAATGACTATCGAAGGCGTTCCTCCAGGCCCTAGTGACAGCATAAGCGAGGCCTTCTTGAGCGATGCCGAGGCAACTGCAAAGAGTCTTTTGTCAAAGCGTCCTGTAACTGAAATTTCACACATTGCTGCATGGCGAGAGACTTATAAGGCCTTTGGTGCTAAGCCGCAGAAAACTCGCAACAGCTTGGAAGCACTGACTCGCCGTGCTGAGACTGGATTGCCTCGCATCAACCGGTTGACGGACATCTACAATGCTATTTCGGTCAAGCATCAAATCCCATTGGGCGGCGAAGACCTTGACAAATACGACGGATCACCATTCTTGATACGTGCCACAGGCCAAGAAGAGTTTCAGGCGTTCTCAGGTGGCGAAATGCAGACTGAATTTGCGGCGCCTGGAGAACCCATCTGGTGTGACGACACTGGAATTACCTGTCGTCGCTGGAATTGGCGGCAAGGTCCACGCACCGCACTTTCTGATGCAACTACAAATGTTTTGATCATCTTTGACGCATTGGAGCCACTTTCGGACGAGGCTCTGcttgcagctgcagaggAGCTTGCTTCAACACTGAAAAGCTTATCTCCGGAAGTGAAATGCGCtcaaagattaattaaagcttag
- a CDS encoding uncharacterized protein (EggNog:ENOG41~antiSMASH:Cluster_1.6~SMCOG1006:acyl-CoA dehydrogenase) codes for MTILLARTPAGNLSTFIAPLRKHDPSALNEFGNPDPNGQCLNGVRIQRLKNKLGTQSLPTTELVLEEMRGWLIGEENRGIQEISVLLNLSRIHTTSQAVGYAGRGLAVARAFARVREVGAGIGGRMGLTDSSLHMKTLARMTTEYRRLILLHMFTVYILGLSEHPTENNADKGLTSALQALTPAPKDIAPLLRVLTLLTKAYACNSALILLFSCTESIGGVGYLLNEEQEYLNIARLYRDCGVLPICAEHRLYKSTKTP; via the coding sequence ATGACGATTCTTCTTGCTCGCACTCCCGCTGGAAATCTCTCGACTTTTATTGCACCCCTTCGAAAACATGATCCCTCTGCCCTGAACGAATTCGGAAACCCTGATCCAAACGGCCAGTGCCTCAATGGAGTACGCATTCAGCGCCTCAAAAACAAGCTTGGAACTCAGTCACTGCCTACAACAGAGCTTGTGCTTGAAGAAATGCGTGGGTGGCTcattggagaagagaatCGGGGCATCCAAGAAATTTCTGTGCTGCTCAACTTGAGTCGAATTCACACAACTAGCCAAGCTGTCGGATATGCAGGTCGCGGTCTGGCAGTTGCACGAGCTTTTGCGCGAGTGAGAGAAGTTGGTGCTGGTATAGGAGGCAGGATGGGACTAACCGACAGTTCGCTGCATATGAAGACGCTGGCACGGATGACTACAGAGTACAGGCGGCTAATATTGTTGCACATGTTTACCGTCTATATACTGGGGCTTTCTGAACATCCGACGGAAAACAATGCGGATAAAGGACTGACATCAGCGCTACAAGCATTAACCCCTGCACCAAAGGATATAGCGCCACTATTAAGGGTGCTCACACTGCTGACCAAAGCATATGCTTGTAACTCGGCTCTGATTTTGCTATTCTCTTGCACGGAGTCGATTGGCGGCGTTGGCTATCTGTTGAATGAAGAACAAGAGTATCTCAACATTGCGCGGCTGTACAGAGACTGTGGCGTGCTGCCCATCTGTGCTGAGCACCGACTTTATAAGAGCACTAAAACGCCCTGA
- a CDS encoding uncharacterized protein (EggNog:ENOG41~antiSMASH:Cluster_1.6~SECRETED:SignalP(1-16)), translating into MASKISFLSLLPLALAKLDKPIIQPNFPGGGLASLGQGLLNNLSPTQSTSDNWGAGWIPADCKSLVQGAGLSPFDVTPFNIHYTDCSQTWTFCRHKDSPLSQTDIIDLFGRVPVRMRDFIRHYVFIPGATSAGSSGDNTLMVGNVDITVFLHEIGHSLDSHAFDPSYGVPFSTSNVWISNYNLDSAVTDSYAQTSQQENFAQETVVSVYDKVVPGGIGTIQPNWQAIFHQYATLQGYIGNTIIPGGTCVNRLTDSQPVTMGNSAKFRRGLGPKPTVSLSPDVKEIKPIPMSDSITMTTFDEFGKANGTYVIHL; encoded by the coding sequence ATGGCTTCTAagatttctttcctctccctcctcccttTGGCTCTTGCCAAGCTTGACAAGCCCATTATCCAGCCGAACTTCCCAGGAGGTGGCCTGGCATCTTTAGGCCAGGGTCTTTTGAATAACTTGTCGCCCACCCAGTCGACTTCAGATAACTGGGGAGCTGGCTGGATTCCTGCAGACTGCAAGTCTTTGGTTCAGGGTGCCGGACTTTCACCATTCGATGTTACACCTTTCAACATTCACTACACCGACTGCTCTCAGACCTGGACGTTTTGTCGTCACAAGGATTCTCCTCTCAGCCAGACTGACATAATTGACCTCTTTGGCCGTGTGCCCGTTCGCATGAGAGATTTCATTCGCCACTACGTCTTCATTCCCGGTGCCACCTCGGCCGGCTCCAGCGGTGATAACACTCTCATGGTTGGCAATGTCGACATTACCGTCTTCCTCCACGAAATTGGCCACAGCCTGGACTCTCATGCGTTTGACCCTTCATACGGCGTGCCTTTCTCTACCAGCAATGTCTGGATCTCCAACTACAACCTCGATTCCGCGGTGACAGACTCATACGCACAAACCAGCCAACAGGAGAACTTTGCCCAAGAAACTGTAGTTTCGGTATATGACAAGGTTGTGCCTGGCGGTATCGGCACGATCCAGCCCAACTGGCAGGCCATCTTCCACCAGTATGCCACCCTTCAGGGATACATTGGCAACACCATCATCCCCGGCGGCACATGCGTCAACCGCCTCACTGACAGCCAGCCCGTGACTATGGGCAACTCTGCCAAGTTCCGCCGTGGCTTAGGCCCCAAGCCTACGGTTTCCCTGAGCCCGGATGTCAAGGAGATCAAGCCTATTCCCATGTCTGATTCCATCACCATGACTACGTTTGATGAGTTTGGCAAGGCCAATGGCACCTATGTCATTCATCTTTAA
- the ARO2 gene encoding bifunctional chorismate synthase/riboflavin reductase [NAD(P)H] aro2 (BUSCO:EOG092D27I5~antiSMASH:Cluster_1.6) gives MSTFGQFLRVTTYGESHCPSVGCIVDNFPPGVPVSEEIIQPQVTRRRPGQSSITTPRNEADIVSIQSGVEGGVTLGTPIAMVVKNKDFRPADYKGDTMKQYPRPSHADFTYLEKYGVRASSGGGRSSARETIGRVAAGALCEHYLKLAHGIEIVAWVSSVGNIHHIPPTPEYPSTSHNPKFLQLLQEVTRETVDKTVVRCPDAEVAAKMEQSIADFRDRQDSIGGTVTCVIRNVPTGLGEPVFSKLEATLAHGMLSIPATKGFEIGSGFEGTEIPGSSHNDMFIRNPNSDSDSKNGFAKPKLTTATNNSGGIQGGITNGAPIYFRVAFKPPATIGLPQETVTFEGETDGLLEAKGRHDPCVVPRAVPIVEAMASICIMDALLLQGGRRMAVLAP, from the exons ATGTCGACCTTTGGGCAGTTTCTGCGTGTAACGACGTACGGCGAGAG TCACTGTCCCAGCGTGGGATGCATTGTCGACAACTTCCCGCCCGGCGTCCCGGTCTCTGAAGAGATCATCCAGCCCCAG GTCACTCGCCGTCGCCCCGGCCAAAGCTCCATCACGACGCCGCGGAATGAGGCCGACATTGTGTCCATCCAGTCCGGAGTGGAGGGCGGCGTCACGCTCGGCACGCCGATAGCCATGGTGGTCAAGAACAAGGACTTCCGCCCCGCAGACTACAAGGGCGACACCATGAAGCAGTATCCCCGCCCCAGCCACGCCGACTTCACCTACCTTGAAAAGTACGGCGTTCGTGCATCCTCAGGCGGCGGCCGTTCGAGTGCGCGCGAGACAATCGGCCGAGTGGCGGCAGGCGCTCTTTGCGAGCACTACCTCAAGCTTGCCCACGGAATCGAAATTGTTGCCTGGGTTTCGTCTGTCGGCAACATCCACCACATCCCGCCCACCCCCGAGTATCCTTCCACCTCTCACAACCCCAAGtttctccagctgctgcaggaggTTACACGGGAAACCGTTGACAAGACGGTTGTCCGGTGTCCGGACGCGGAAGTGGCTGCCAAGATGGAGCAGAGCATTGCCGACTTCCGAGATCGCCAGGACAGCATTGGAGGCACAGTGACGTGTGTCATTCGAAATGTCCCGACTGGACTTGGCGAGCCCGTGTTTTCCAAGTTGGAGGCCACACTGGCCCACGGCATGCTTAGCATTCCGGCCACAAAGGGATTCGAAATCGGCTCCGGATTTGAAGGAACAGAAATCCCCGGGTCCTCCCACAACGACATGTTCATCCGCAACCCCAATTCTGATTCGGATTCCAAGAATGGATTTGCGAAGCCAAAGCTCACAACCGCCACCAACAACAGTGGAGGAATCCAGGGAGGAATCACAAACGGCGCGCCCATCTATTTCCGCGTCGCTTTCAAGCCCCCGGCAACGATTGGACTGCCTCAGGAGACGGTCACATTTGAAGGAGAGACTGATGGGCTTCTAGAGGCCAAGGGCCGTCATGATCCCTGTGTTGTTCCCC GCGCTGTTCCAATCGTCGAGGCCATGGCTTCAATTTGCATTATGGATGCTCTTTTGTTGCAAGGCGGCAGAAGGATGGCGGTGCTTGCGCCATGA
- a CDS encoding uncharacterized protein (antiSMASH:Cluster_1.6) translates to MEMNCSLRSWEMCRARAYSETIPLVLRRELSCHFATDDKCVRMFISRNTVSRHTRWDHLLGLCLKKGMASISGKVLDSLADAGDLPMTRRPSSLSNAFVRTRSNNEATYLRTIRCLDKGLSIRV, encoded by the coding sequence ATGGAAATGAACTGCTCTCTGAGGTCCTGGGAAATGTGCAGAGCGCGTGCTTATTCAGAGACTATTCCTCTCGTCTTGCGCCGTGAATTATCCTGCCACTTTGCAACGGATGACAAATGTGTCCGCATGTTTATTTCGAGAAACACAGTCAGCAGGCATACACGTTGGGACCATCTACTTGGTTTATGCCTAAAAAAGGGTATGGCCAGCATTTCTGGAAAAGTTTTAGATTCCTTGGCAGACGCGGGAGATCTGCCCATGACCCGACGCCCGTCTTCATTGTCCAATGCGTTTGTGCGGACTCGCAGTAATAATGAAGCAACTTACTTGCGGACCATCAGATGCCTTGATAAAGGCCTGAGCATCCGAGTTTGA
- a CDS encoding uncharacterized protein (TransMembrane:3 (i12-29o66-84i96-115o)~EggNog:ENOG41~antiSMASH:Cluster_1.6), translating into MATKAFFDPVAALRAAPLLTSTCTLWWAWDEHFFLSIFNKPEIRSKSNELLPSYFKDFFEGGLNRTLGLLTLTISSTMATCFVNHNYHWANKSLRWYTAGMVLTAAHLVFVPAVAPKIKAIVEDTSKGESTKDLEGWLSVHTIRSLTVDLAAWVCFVIGTAREIQSDWD; encoded by the coding sequence ATGGCGACCAAAGCATTCTTTGATCCCGTGGCCGCATTGCGAGCGGCGCCGTTGCTCACATCAACTTGCACCCTCTGGTGGGCGTGGGACGAGCACTTTTTCCTAAGCATCTTCAACAAGCCAGAGATCCGCAGCAAAAGcaatgagctgctgccgTCGTATTTCAAAGACTTTTTCGAGGGAGGATTGAACCGGACTCTGGGGCTTCTTACACTCACCATTTCATCCACCATGGCTACTTGTTTTGTAAACCACAACTATCACTGGGCCAACAAGTCTCTGCGGTGGTACACAGCCGGAATGGTATTGACCGCCGCCCATCTCGTCTTTGTGCCGGCCGTCGCACCAAAAATTAAGGCAATTGTTGAAGACACCTCCAAGGGAGAGAGCACCAAGGATCTGGAGGGCTGGCTGAGCGTGCACACGATTAGGTCTTTGACGGTTGATTTGGCGGCATGGGTTTGCTTTGTCATTGGCACTGCGCGCGAGATCCAATCCGATTGGGACTAA
- a CDS encoding uncharacterized protein (EggNog:ENOG41~TransMembrane:1 (i79-100o)) — MDKVWFKLRQTHYPPGPEQIILSGDGDDSQAPLCLGHCIADLKHLDFPINSGAVLPFPQRMNVFSSHVVDFKWERKRGFATSLALATSAPIAASLGLLTIKASISVAFKRSVSQYEEYNRLDTYIVQPNSRYIQQCLEREELKKYIGDKANWSFFMITGLRVARAGKRSNTAMRNVEVKGGPDADLSTAAASEVTNKNNVAWENNTKEGQLSDFVWAIRLAKVHKGFLMTDWSVDTCTHRATFHMESGQEVDVGAVVKNEGLESFQVVEDDDLGEAIVLDEELLSGEN; from the exons ATGGATAAAGTCTGGTTCAAGCTTCGGCAGACTCACTATCCGCCTGGTCCAGAGCAAATCATCCTTTCTGGCGATGGAGACGACTCCCAGGCTCCTCTTTGTTTAGGTCACTGCATCGCCGACCTCAAACACTTGGACTTTCCAATCAATTCTGGCGCTGTGCTGCCGTTCCCACAGCGCATGAACGTCTTCTCGTCGCATGTCGTCGACTTCAAATGGGAGCGCAAGCGTGGCTTCGCAACATCGCTGGCTCTCGCTACTAGCGCACCTATAGCCGCATCATTAGGTTTGCTGACAATCAAGGCGAGCATCAGTGTCGCATTCAAGAGGTCCGTTAGCCAGTACGAAGAATACAACCGCCTCGACACATATATCGTTCAACCCAATTCTCGCTATATCCAGCAGTGCctagaaagagaagagcttaaaaaatacatTGGCGACAAGGCGAATTGGTCATTCTTCATGATTACGGGCCTCCGCGTGGCACGAGCGGGAAAGAGGTCGAACACAGCCATGAGGAATGTAGAAGTTAAAGGGGGCCCTGATGC TGATCTATCAACTGCGGCAGCTAGCGAAGTTACTAACAAAAATAATGTGGCTTGGGAAAATAACACCAAAGAAGGCCAACTTTCGGATTTTGTTTGGGCTATCCGTCTCGCCAAAGTTCACAAGGGATTTCTCATGACAGACTGGTCTGTTGACACTTGTACACATCGCGCTACCTTTCATATGGAGAGCGGACAAGAAGTCGACGTTGGTGCTGTCGTTAAAAACGAGGGACTAGAGTCCTTTCAGGtcgttgaagatgacgatcTTGGTGAAGCTATTGTGTTAGACGAGGAACTTTTAAGTGGTGAAAACTGA
- a CDS encoding uncharacterized protein (EggNog:ENOG41~TransMembrane:7 (o6-26i33-56o62-82i103-124o136-157i178-205o217-241i)) — MTTDSLSAAKLAIYLILLQPALYCLWKHGKTGFLGWLYVQIFCVLRIATGGIGLHGNQTGEAAVILNSIGLSPLLLSISGILHEARRAVNPRLNRKLDIILEIKYHGIVALGMVLTIIAVVHLLNGGEVSKNKSLLNAGSAISCVAWLLAVLWALWSHSMNRRFSSYSDMQTSENGKMLLNGVFIALPFVGIRLVYGIVFLQMTISHPDSGFLTSKAVQVCLSFLPELACITSLLLVGILTRSLRPDLKKREQEAVQLVSNQDVGLQQSTEYK, encoded by the exons ATGACAACTGACAGTCTCTCAGCTGCGAAACTCGCCATTTACTTGATTCTACTCCAGCCCGCGCTCTATTGTCTATGGAAGCACGGCAAAACAGGATTTCTCGGCTGGCTCTATGTCCAAATCTTCTGTGTACTCCGCATAGCTACTGGCGGCATTGGTCTGCATGGGAACCAGACGGGGGAAGCCGCTGTGATTCTCAACAGCATAGGCTTGtctcctttgcttctttcgATCTCAGGAATATTGCACGAAGC TCGACGTGCTGTAAACCCGCGCCTGAATAGAAAGCTTGACATTATACTAGAAATCAAGTACCACGGCATTGTCGCTCTGGGAATGGTTTTGACAATTATAGCTGTTGTCCACCTTTTAAACGGCGGCGAGGTGTCAAAAAATAAGTCATTGCTCAACGCTGGCTCGGCCATATCGTGCGTTGCCTGGCTACTTGCCGTTCTCTGGGCACTTTGGTCGCATTCCATGAATCGCCGATTTTCGTCATACTCGGATATGCAAACATCTGAAAACGGTAAAATG CTACTCAATGGAGTGTTTATCGCACTGCCCTTTGTTGGAATCCGCCTTGTTTACGGCATTGTATTTCTACAAATGACAATTTCCCACCCGGATTCAGGTTTCCTCACGTCCAAGGCCGTACAAGTTTGCCTCAGTTTTCTTCCCGAGCTGGCATGTATCACTAGTCTTCTCTTGGTCGGTATCTTGACTCGTTCTTTGAGACCagatttgaagaagagggagcaAGAAGCAGTTCAATTGGTGTCCAATCAAGATGTTGGACTACAGCAGTCGACAGAGTACAAGTAA
- a CDS encoding uncharacterized protein (EggNog:ENOG41~antiSMASH:Cluster_1.6~SMCOG1121:dioxygenase, TauD/TfdA) gives MASHVKIEPMVHPQGSSVSFGANASSVNLEGLSDADIEILAEAFYKHHVLVLKDQGRLSPQAQYEFTQRLNSAATISSRHKDQDNAKSFLLSPDLNTVPHLPQVQIIGNGFVREHEGARNLKLRYPHHRSSHSTVIEDRNALKYTRFYRWHIDGDLYGAPPPVATTILAVKLPKRRMQTIRYDDGTGDELVAPLGTIAFASGEAMYDLLSEEDKAFAGSTKVEYAAHPYLWMASSKSHPTGLGLVSEGLELDDDELPPIDLASIQILPMCWRNPVTGRLALQVHSSVARRLHLVNGEIIDDLERVRDILYQFQRPGIAPQSVYTHDWQEGDFVIFHNRGLLHSVVRTLAEDEVRIMRQCIISGTEIPLGPDGIV, from the exons ATGGCTTCTCACGTAAAAATCGAGCCTATGGTCCATCCCCAAGGAAGCAGCGTCAGTTTTGGAGCCAATGCCTCTAGCGTAAACTTGGAGGGCTTGTCCG ACGCCGACATTGAAATTCTCGCAGAGGCCTTTTATAAGCACCACGTTCTGGTGTTGAAAGATCAAGGACGTCTATCGCCACAGGCTCAATACGAATTTACGCAGCGTCTCAATTCAGCTGCCACGATTTCCTCTCGTCACAAGGACCAAGACAATGCCAAAAGCTTCCTCTTAAGCCCAGACCTTAACACAGTTCCGCATCTGCCACAGGTCCAAATCATTGGCAACGGCTTCGTTCGTGAGCATGAGGGAGCCAGAAACCTGAAACTGCGATACCCGCATCACCGCTCGTCTCATTCCACCGTTATAGAAGACCGAAACGCTTTGAAATATACCCGATTTTACCGCTGGCATATCGACGGTGACTTATACGGCGCGCCTCCGCCTGTTGCCACCACGATCCTCGCCGTCAAACTTCCAAAGAGACGCATGCAGACGATTCGATATGATGATGGCACTGGGGACGAGTTGGTAGCTCCGCTGGGGACAATCGCATTCGCCAGTGGAGAGGCCATGTACGACCTGCTGTCAGAGGAAGACAAGGCATTTGCAGGATCTACCAAGGTCGAGTATGCTGCCCACCCATATTTGTGGATGGCATCGTCCAAGTCGCATCCTACTGGGCTGGGCCTCGTCTCTGAAGGCCTGGAactcgacgacgacgagctgCCGCCTATCGATCTGGCCTCTATACAAATCCTCCCCATGTGCTGGCGGAATCCCGTGACTGGCCGACTCGCACTGCAAGTCCACTCATCTGTTGCAAGGCGGCTGCATCTTGTAAACGGGGAAATTATCGACGACTTGGAGCGGGTTCGTGATATCTTGTATCAATTTCAGAGGCCTGGAATAGCACCGCAGTCAGTTTATACACATGACTGGCAAGAAGGAGACTTTGTCATTTTCCACAATCGAGGGCTTCTCCATTCGGTGGTTAGAACGCTGGCAGAAGATGAGGTGAGGATTATGAGGCAGTGCATAATTTCGGGAACTGAGATACCACTGGGTCCAGATGGTATTGTGTAA
- a CDS encoding uncharacterized protein (EggNog:ENOG41~antiSMASH:Cluster_1.6~TransMembrane:2 (o331-350i357-375o)), which yields MTLINTLPIVGGREEKPQETQQPRKKHAKLFHKKTRTGCQRCRVRRVKCDEARPICNNCIRLDLDCEYAQPPAAKKSSESNSAQSSASPSGGEGVINSDGVVQLAETTARRRLELELFYHYSTVIAPVHSVDKFSQAFLGPFMCQAALRSDAVLYAVCMVAALHKAHISGDAGSEYMGHCLTYTNLTLQSHHQQVANLDPDNVDFSCLTSSLLRVYRYYQLQNRSLEPYTPPVEWLRMCNTSNIVFRKAWAFIEERRESVSGRLMLEISQNLEEKNRMEHSNELIHLLRRQEPHELEEQWDDDVHNVYKRTLSCLGWLWKHRFDSDPPYGVSRRLFLFPMIVDAQFVIFVEEQRPRALIILAHYFALLAIIRQLWFVGDAGLREAQAIAVAVPPAWLGMLIQPLEILKDPSLLCNVQPKS from the exons ATGACTTTAATTAATACGCTGCCCATTGTGGGCGGACGCGAAGAGAAGCCACAAGAGACACAACAGCCACGAAAGAAGCATGCAAAACTATTCCACAAAAAGACTAGGACAGGCTGCCAGCGTTGTCGAGTTCGGCGAGTCAAG TGTGACGAAGCTAGGCCAATCTGTAACAATTGCATACGGCTTGACTTGGATTGCGAATATGCCCAGCCCCCTgcagcaaagaagagcagcgaaaGCAACTCGGCTCAGTCGTCGGCTTCTCCAAGCGGCGGTGAAGGCGTGATCAATTCAGACGGCGTGGTGCAACTTGCGGAAACAACAGCACGGAGGAGGCTCGAACTTGAGCTGTTCTATCATTATTCTACCGTCATCGCACCAGTCCACAGTGTGGACAAGTTTTCTCAGGCTTTTCTAGGGCCTTTCATGTGCCAAGCAGCTTTGCGGTCAGATGCTGTCCTATACGCAGTCTGCATGGTGGCAGCTCTCCACAAAGCGCACATATCCGGTGATGCCGGGTCGGAATATATGGGTCATTGCTTGACATATACGAATTTGACTCTTCAGTCGCACCACCAGCAGGTGGCCAATCTCGATCCCGATAATGTGGATTTTTCATGCCTGACCTCTAGCCTTTTACGGGTTTACAGATATTATCAGTTACAAAATCGATCCTTGGAACCGTATACGCCTCCTGTTGAGTGGTTGCGCATGTGCAACACCAGCAACATTGTGTTCCGCAAGGCATGGGCATTTATTGAAGAGAGACGTGAATCAGTCAGCGGCAGGCTAATGCTGGAAATCTCACAAAATCTGGAGGAAAAGAACAGAATGGAGCATTCTAATGAGCTGATACACCTGCTGCGACGCCAAGAGCCCCATGAGCTGGAGGAACAATGGGATGACGATGTTCACAACGTGTATAAACGAACGCTGAGCTGCCTTGGTTGGCTCTGGAAACACAGATTCGACAGCGATCCTCCATACGGCGTGTCGAGacgactttttcttttccccatgATAGTGGACGCCCAGTTTGTGATATTTGTAGAGGAACAGCGGCCGCGAGCCCTCATCATACTGGCGCACTATTTTGCATTGCTTGCAATTATTCGTCAACTCTGGTTTGTTGGCGATGCTGGTCTTCGCGAAGCTCAAGCAATCGCGGTAGCGGTGCCTCCAGCGTGGCTGGGAATGCTGATACAACCACTGGAGATATTGAAGGATCCATCCTTGTTGTGCAATGTTCAGCCCAAAAGTTGA